The DNA segment AAGCCGACAACCACGCGCTCAACACCGTGCCCAAGGAGACGCTGGTGCGTATCGTCAAAGCTGAGGACGGCGGCCTGGACGGCAAGGGGCCGTGGGAGCCGACCAAGACCGGCTACACCCCGGCGCATGAGAACGAGTTTATGCTCCGCTATCTGGCGGGCGAAACGATCGAGGTGACCACATGACCGACGCAAGCCTGAACGTCTGCATCAATTGTGGCCGCAACGAAGCGGAGATTCCGCTGACTTCGTGGCGGCTGGCGGGAGAGATTTTCTGGATCTGCCCGGACTGCCTGCCCTTTCTGATCCATCGGCGCAGCGAAATCATGCCGAAATGGAGGCTGGCGGGATGGAAGGTTCAACAGAATGAGGGAGAAAGTGATGCCAAAAGATGAATTTGCCGTTGAAGACCCGATGGCGCTGGTGGGAGTGGTGTTGCCCGGTGAACCCGGGATGTTGGAGGCTATGGCGGAGGCTATCGTCGAGGAGTATGTGCGGCTGGGCTGGGACGAGCCGCGGCTGTTTGTCCTCTTCGTCAACCCCATGTTCATGGCCACCCATCGCATCTATCGACAGAAGGGTGAGGCCTACGTGCGGGAGCTGATCCGTCGGGTGCAGGCCCGGTGGGTTATTCCAGAAAGATCAGGGTCGTTGAGGTAGCCACTCGATGGGGATAAGATTGATCGGCGAGAACAGGACTGGCACTTCTCCCTTTTCGGCCTGCACCAGCCATGCCTCCACCTGCGCTACTCCGGTCTCGTCTTCGAGGTAAGCGAGCAGCGCAAAGCTGAAGATATAGGGAGCGTAGTCATGTTCTACTTCCAACGCAATCAGGAATACATTACCGACGATAAGTATCACAAACGTTAGGTCAACTAGAGGAGACACCCATGCCTGACGTCTACAACTGGCAAATCGGCCGCACCATGACCTATCCGTACCCCGAGGCGCATCCCAACCGGCAGTTTGTGGCCGTCTTCAACATCAACCGTTGCATTGGCTGCCAGACCTGCACCGGCGCGTGCAAAGCCACCTGGACCTTCTCCCGTGGGCAAGAGTACATGTGGTGGAACAACGTGGAGACCAAGCCCTATGGCAGCTATCCCCAACATTGGGATGTCAAAGCGCTCAAACTGCTCGATGAAGCCCATCAGGCCGCCGGCGTCAGGCCGAATTGGGATCGCACCCAGGCCAACGCGAAGGCGCCCTACGGCGTCTATAACGGCTTGACCTTGACCGAGGCTGCCGGCCCCAACGAGGTGGTGCTGGGCTATCTGCCCACTGAAGCCGAATGGCGCTCGCCGAATTTTTACGAAGATACCTCCACCGCCTACAAGGGCGGCCCCTTTGGCCTCAGCCCCAACGGCGCCGCGCTGCCTGAACACCAGGCCTGGTTCTTTTATCTGATGCGCATCTGCAACCACTGTACCTACCCGGCCTGCCTGGCTGCCTGCCCCCGCAAGGCCATTTACAAGCGGGAGGAGGATGGCATCGTCCTCATCGACCAGGAGCGCTGTCGGGGCTACCGCAAATGTGTGGAGGCTTGCCCCTACAAAAAATCCATGTATCGAGGCACCACCCAGGTCAGCGAGAAGTGCGTAGGCTGCTATCCGCGCGTCGAGGGCAGCGACCCCCTCAGCGACGGCGTGCCCATGGAGACCCGCTGCATGGCTGTCTGCCCGGGCAAGATCCGCCTCAACGGCCTGGTGGAGGTGGCCGAAGATGGCTCCTGGGTGGAGACGCCCCACCATCCCCTATACTACCTGGTGCGCATCGCTCAGGTGGCATTGCCCCTCTACCCCCAATTCGGCACTGAACCCAACATTTACTACATTCCCCCGCGCTGGGCACCCCGAGCCTATCTGCGCCAGATGTTCGGCCCCGGTGTCGACCAGGCCATCGAGCGTTACATCGCACCTTCCCGGGAACTTCTTGCCGTACTCCAGCTCTTCCGCACCACCCAGAAGATGATCTTTCGCTTCGAGATCGAGGAAGGACCCCTGGTTCGAGAAGTGGAAGTCAACGGCAAAGCCTGGCAAATGTACAATGACACGGTCATCGGCTTCGATGCCAAAGGTCGCGAAGCGGTGCGGCTTAGCGTGGTCGAGCCCTTGTATGAACGCCCGGCGGAGCGCCTGAACTCGATTTAAGTCTACACATTTCGGCGCCATGGATGAAGCCCCTAAAGCCCAGGAGAATCAAGTTCCCAACCAGGAGCATACCATGCAGATAGATCAGAGTATTGAATTGCGGCCAGGGATGGACGAAACAGTCCGCAGGCGTGCCGAGCAAGCCGTCTATCGCGCGCAGGTGTATGCTTTTCTCGCCGCTGTCTATCTCTATCCGATTAAAAATTGGAGCGAAGATTTGCCGCTGGTCGCTGCTGCTGCCGCGCGAGTGGACGGCGCCCCAGAGTGGCCGGCGTTGCAGCCGATGGAACTGAATGCGTTGCAGGCCGCGTACCGTCGCGCCTTTGGCGCCACTGGTTCCCTGTGCTATGAGACCGAATACGGCCTGCCCCATGAGTTTCGCCAGGCCCAGGAACTGGCCGATATTGCCGGCTTCTACCGTGCCTTCGGCTTCTCTGTAGGAAACGTGGTGCGGGAACGGCCAGATCACCTGGCCACGGAGCTGGAGTTCATGCACCTTTTACACTGGAAGGAAGCCCATGCCCTTTTGAGGGGTATGACCGAGCAGGCAGACCAATGTGTGGAGGCCCGCTCCAGCTTTATCGGTGCACACCTGGGCACATGGGTGGACCTTTTCGCCCAGAGCCTACTCCTCAACAGCCAGGAGCTCCCTTATAGCCTTCTGGCCTGGTTCACGGCGGCTTTGGTTCAGGCTGAAGCGACAGCCCTGGGCATCCCCTTGATTCGCCGCAGCCGACAGGATGTCCGTCCCACTCCCTTCGATCCCGATTTTTCCTGCGCTGCCTGTCCCCTGGTGGACCTGGTGCACTGATAGTGTCGCAAGCCTAGACAGGAGTGAACCATGTGGATCCACAGTCGACTCTCCATGTTTTTGGTGCTTGGCCTGGCGTTGGCAAGCCTCTTTTTTCAGGTACCTTTGGCCAGTTCCCAGGGCTTGACCATCACAGCCGTCGCCGTGGAGGGGGATCTGCCCATGGAAGAGCCTGATGCTGCCCTATGGCAACAGGCCACCGCCGTGGAGGTGCCCCTCAGCGCCCAGATGATCACCCGCCCTATCCTGCCGGATACCAACATCAAATCTATCACCGTACGGGCGTTACACAATGGCCAGTCCCTGGCTATGCTGTTGGAGTGGGCAGATGCCACCCGCAATGATTCAACCTTGGGGCTGACAGAATTCCGGGACAGTGTGGCTATCCAGTTCCCCCTGATAGAAGGTCAGCCGTTTTTCTGTATGGGGCAACAGGGGGGGGATGTCAATATCTGGCATTGGAAGGCCGACTGGCAGGCGGAATTGCTGGCTCGCCGCAGCCTCCAGGATGTCTACCCCAATATCTATGTGGACACTTATCCCTTCACCGAGCCGTCGGACAACCTGTATCGGGCCGCCTACGTAGATCCCAACTATCGCACGGCTGAAGCAAGCGGGAATCTGCTGGCCCGCTCGGCCCATTCGTCACCGGTGGAAGATCTGGTGGCTGGCGGCTTTGGCAGCCTTACCAGCCAGCCGCTGGAAGGACAAAACGTACAGGGCTATGGGGAATGGCGCGATGGTGTCTGGCGGGTGATCTTCAGCCGAAGCCTCATCTCTGCCGATGCGGGGGACGTCGTCTTGGCCCCAGGTAAGAACTACTCCGTGGCCTTTGCTGCCTGGGATGGCGCCAACCGGGAGCGCAACGGCGTCAAGTCTACATCCCAGTGGGTCTCCTTGCAACTGGCGGCGCCCGTTGTCACCGGAGGTGTGCCGGAGGGAACGACAGCTGTCACCCCTTTGCCGGCCATGAGACTGCCGCTATGGGCCTGGCTCGCCATCCTGGTTCTGTTGACCGGTGTGGTGGTTGTGACCCTTTTCTATTTCTATCTCGGGGAGAAGTCATAAGCCATGTCGGCATTGATTCGCACGATGAAGATGATGGGGCGGTCAGGCCAACGGCCAAAAAACGGGCACAACAACTCCATGGCACCGCCAGGGTCGATCCCCTGGCCCTCTCTCTGGCGCCTGCTGGTGGTGGCCATGATGGTGGACTGGTTGGTGACACGGACCTTCACGCGGCTGGCCATCTACATGCCCAAGACGTCGGCCATGATCGAGGGCTTTTGGTGGCTCAATTGGGGGGGACAGGCGGGCTCTGCCGTTGCCGCTGTGGCAGCGCTGGCCTGTCTGACGGGGGTGGCCCTGGCGGAATGGCGTGGACGGAGAAATCCCTGGCTGTCGGGCATTGCAGTCGGGCTTGGGGTCCCAGGAGTTCTCTTTGGTCTCTGGGCCCCTGGCCCGTGGCTGTTGTTCTTCCACGGGTTGACCCTGGCTTTTCTGCTGGGGCTGGGTGTACGCATCATGCGCCTGCGGGGGCCATGGGGAACGCACCTGGCCCTGATAACGCCGGGGCTGGCCATGGGAGCAGCGACACTGTATCAGGCCATACCTGCGCTCTATGTGGTTCTCCAGTGGTCGGGCCCCCCACCCTGGAGTCTTCACCTTTTTTACGCCGGGGAGGCGCTGGTGGTTGCCGGCGCCGGAGCTCTATGGTGGGTATATGGCCGTAGCAGCGACTTTAGACTGTGGTGTCTGGCGGCCTTACCGGTTTTGTTGGCTACCTTTGTCTACCTGGCTGCGCCGGCCATGACCGCAACGGTGATTATTTGGTCCCACGGAGT comes from the Litorilinea aerophila genome and includes:
- a CDS encoding TorD/DmsD family molecular chaperone codes for the protein MQIDQSIELRPGMDETVRRRAEQAVYRAQVYAFLAAVYLYPIKNWSEDLPLVAAAAARVDGAPEWPALQPMELNALQAAYRRAFGATGSLCYETEYGLPHEFRQAQELADIAGFYRAFGFSVGNVVRERPDHLATELEFMHLLHWKEAHALLRGMTEQADQCVEARSSFIGAHLGTWVDLFAQSLLLNSQELPYSLLAWFTAALVQAEATALGIPLIRRSRQDVRPTPFDPDFSCAACPLVDLVH
- a CDS encoding ethylbenzene dehydrogenase-related protein encodes the protein MWIHSRLSMFLVLGLALASLFFQVPLASSQGLTITAVAVEGDLPMEEPDAALWQQATAVEVPLSAQMITRPILPDTNIKSITVRALHNGQSLAMLLEWADATRNDSTLGLTEFRDSVAIQFPLIEGQPFFCMGQQGGDVNIWHWKADWQAELLARRSLQDVYPNIYVDTYPFTEPSDNLYRAAYVDPNYRTAEASGNLLARSAHSSPVEDLVAGGFGSLTSQPLEGQNVQGYGEWRDGVWRVIFSRSLISADAGDVVLAPGKNYSVAFAAWDGANRERNGVKSTSQWVSLQLAAPVVTGGVPEGTTAVTPLPAMRLPLWAWLAILVLLTGVVVVTLFYFYLGEKS
- a CDS encoding 4Fe-4S dicluster domain-containing protein; translation: MPDVYNWQIGRTMTYPYPEAHPNRQFVAVFNINRCIGCQTCTGACKATWTFSRGQEYMWWNNVETKPYGSYPQHWDVKALKLLDEAHQAAGVRPNWDRTQANAKAPYGVYNGLTLTEAAGPNEVVLGYLPTEAEWRSPNFYEDTSTAYKGGPFGLSPNGAALPEHQAWFFYLMRICNHCTYPACLAACPRKAIYKREEDGIVLIDQERCRGYRKCVEACPYKKSMYRGTTQVSEKCVGCYPRVEGSDPLSDGVPMETRCMAVCPGKIRLNGLVEVAEDGSWVETPHHPLYYLVRIAQVALPLYPQFGTEPNIYYIPPRWAPRAYLRQMFGPGVDQAIERYIAPSRELLAVLQLFRTTQKMIFRFEIEEGPLVREVEVNGKAWQMYNDTVIGFDAKGREAVRLSVVEPLYERPAERLNSI